In the genome of Drosophila subpulchrella strain 33 F10 #4 breed RU33 chromosome 2L, RU_Dsub_v1.1 Primary Assembly, whole genome shotgun sequence, one region contains:
- the LOC119546306 gene encoding UDP-glycosyltransferase UGT5, with protein sequence MVEDPSRFFMLALTVSYFISGSQGANILGLFPSPSPSHLIISMSAAKVLAEQGHNVTVVTVLEPTITHKNIHVVQVPMTKEEIKQRSETIGAKQKNNSGSRLISILQMSGQMDSMLRKMADALKDERVKDLYLNKGNHFDLVISGYFMNDYQLGFARKVNAPVIVLAPSPPGQMLNSLIGNPSDPIEKDKNTSFAQRLDSFITNLFYQVFVRQIDQRNRRFYKELFADDSNMPDYSEMLKNTSLVFFCSHAASEGSIRPNVPAAIEIGGIQIKDKPDALPKSLEEFLGNATDGAILLSLGSNVQGSHIKSDTVEKMFNVLSKLKQRVIWKWEDLDKIPGKSNNILYSRWLPQDDILAHPNIKLFINHAGKGGITESQYHGKPMLSLPVFGDQPSNAFGMVKNGFGLTLSLLNLEEKPFKDAIEEILSNPQYSQKVALFSSLYRDRPNSARDSLIYWTEYVIRHHGAAHLQSPLVHMDFITANNLDIYVLFTAIFVGLIIILKASVQLFFKMLVPKFIKITKVKKH encoded by the exons ATGGTAGAAGATCCAAGTCGTTTTTTTATGCTAGCCCTGACGGTTAGTTATTTTATTTCTGGATCTCAGGGTGCAAATATTCTGGGACTCTTTCCTAGTCCGAGTCCCTCTCACCTGATCATTTCAATGTCGGCTGCCAAGGTGTTGGCCGAACAAGGACACAATGTGACGGTGGTCACCGTTTTGGAACCAACAATTACCCACAAGAATATACATGTGGTTCAGGTGCCAATGACCAAGGAGGAAATTAAGCAAAGGAGCGAGACCATTGGAGCGAAACAAAAGAATAACAGTGGCAGTCGGCTCATTTCTATCCTACAAATGTCGGGTCAAATGGACTCCATGTTGAGGAAAATGGCAGATGCCCTCAAGGATGAAAGAGTAAAGGATCTGTACTTAAACAAAGGCAATCACTTCGATTTGGTTATCTCGGGCTACTTCATGAATGACTATCAGCTAGGATTCGCTAGGAAAGTGAATGCCCCAGTCATCGTTTTGGCTCCCAGTCCACCTGGTCAGATGCTAAACTCCCTGATAGGTAATCCCAGTGATCCCATAGAAAAAGATAAGAACACGTCCTTCGCTCAACGATTGGATAGCTTCATAACCAATCTTTTTTACCAGGTATTTGTGCGCCAAATTGACCAGCGTAATCGCCGGTTCTACAA GGAACTCTTTGCCGATGATTCCAATATGCCGGATTATTCGGAAATGCTGAAGAATACATCACTGGTGTTCTTCTGTTCCCATGCAGCCAGTGAGGGATCCATTAGACCCAATGTCCCTGCCGCCATCGAGATTGGAGGCATACAAATCAAGGACAAACCGGATGCCCTTCCCAAGAGCCTCGAGGAGTTCCTAGGAAATGCCACCGATGGAGCTATTCTCCTGAGTCTGGGCTCCAATGTCCAGGGTAGCCACATAAAGTCTGATACCGTAGAAAAGATGTTCAATGTTCTCTCGAAACTGAAGCAGCGAGTCATTTGGAAGTGGGAGGATCTGGACAAGATCCCTGGAAAGTCGAATAATATTCTCTATTCCCGCTGGTTGCCGCAGGACGATATCTTGGCACATCCGAACATCAAGCTTTTTATCAATCATGCCGGAAAAGGAGGTATTACCGAATCTCAGTATCATGGCAAACCCATGCTTTCATTGCCCGTCTTTGGAGATCAACCCAGCAATGCGTTTGGCATGGTCAAGAATGGTTTTGGCCTTACTCTCAGCCTGCTCAACCTGGAGGAGAAGCCCTTTAAGGATGCCATCGAGGAGATCCTGTCGAACCCACAGTACAGCCAAAAGGTGGCCCTGTTCTCCTCTCTTTATCGAGATAGGCCAAATAGTGCCCGGGATTCATTAATTTACTGGACGGAGTATGTCATTCGGCACCATGGAGCTGCTCACCTCCAAAGCCCCTTGGTTCACATGGACTTTATAACCGCCAATAACCTGGATATATACGTCCTGTTTACCGCTATTTTCGTTGGtcttataattattttaaaggcTTCAGTTCAACTCTTTTTTAAAATGCTAGTACCAAAATTTATTAAGATAACGAAAGTCAAGAAACATTAA